The window TTTTCCTTTTCAACTTCAGATTGTGAAGTCTAACTTGTATATCCTTATGAAGTAGTTTAACTTGTATATCCTTATGAAGTTTAATTAAATGCACAtttgattaaattatttttctttttgctgtTTGTAATGCTTATTTCTTGTCTTCATGATAGCTTTGACAGCCTGATGTTTCCAAAACAGGATATTAAGATGGACATGTCTGTATAAGTTGAATTTGTGTTCCTAACTTCAATATTATTCTTTTTGCCAAACAAAATTGCAGGTAGCTCAAGTACTATTGACACTGCCTTATTCTTTCTCTCAACTGGGTATGGTGTCAGGGATTGTATTCCAAGTATTCTACGGACTTGTTGGAAGCTGGAGTGCTTATCTTATCAGTGTACTCTACATTGAGTACAGAAGCCGAAAGAAGAAAGAGAACTTTAACTTCAAAAACCATGTCATACAGGTTTACTCTCTTCCTCACTCACTCGTCAAACCCAACCCACCCATTTCCAATCTTCAAATCTGAGAATTGTCCATTTTTTACTGCAGTGGTTTGAAGTGCTTGATGGGTTACTGGGTCCATACTGGAAAGCTCTAGGACTTGCTTTCAACTGTACTTTCCTTCTCTTCGGATCTGTAATTCAGCTTATTGGTTGTGCCAGGTAGtaacttcttcattttttctaaTTTGGATGTTGCTTGaatttagatttttaactgTTTCATGTGATCACAGTAACATATATTACATCAATGACCATCTGGACAAGAGCACATGGACATACATTTTTGGAGCTTGCTGTGCTACAATTGTTTTCATACCCTCTTTCCATAACTATCGTATTTGGTCCTTTCTTGGTCTGGGTATGACCACTTACACTGCCTGGTATTTAACCGTAGCTGCTCTTGTTCATGGCCAGGTAACTAACAAACTTTCTTACTATTATTCCTATCATTATCAATtagtttcattcattttttGTTTGTATTGATTTTTCAGGTGGACGGAGTAACACACTCCGGTCCAAAAAAGCTAGTGCTATACTTCACCAGAGCCACCAATATCCTCTAAACATTCGGCGGACATGTTGTTACTGTGTAAGCTTTTTAACAAACTTTTTGAAGCTAGAGACACTATTATTTTCACTTGTTTCTACACAGCTTCTATTTGGTTAAAGTTGAAATTGGTTTGATTTTGAACAGGGTAATTATGCAGATTGTTAATCCATCAATATTATCATTTTTGCAGATTGTTAATCAACGTGAAGCTGCCAGTAGAAGCATCTTCAAGCATAAAGAGTTTGATCTACAGTCGCTGGGTATAGGTGGCTTAAGTGCAGAGTTTGCAGATATATTTCAGAGAGCATTCGCCTCTAGAGTGTTCCTGTCTCATGTGACAAGCAAGTAATATGATTATTTCTTTAAGTTATGTGCATTATTTTTTGGGATACATGCTTTGAGCTTTTCAATAATGAAGCACTTTATGTTATAGACTGGGGATGAAACATGTGAAGGGTACACTTCTGTATGGACCTCCTGGTACGGGAAAAACACTAATGGCTCGTCAAATTGGGAAAGTCATGAATGGGAAGGAACCAAAGGTTTGAACATAAATTTTGATATTTGCATGAATTTGCTTTGAGTTTTATGTGTGGTAAAGTTTTAGTAGGACAGAGCTTTGTCATATATGTTATATTTGCATGAATTTGAGTGAAAACTGAAATTTGAACTCTTGATTTGAAACGGAAGATAAAGAGTATATCAATACTGAATGGCACTAGGAGTATATTAGACTGTAAAATGCTTTGGTGAAAACTTCGCTAGATTGTTAATGGCCCTGATGTCCTGAGTAAGTTTGTTGGTGAAACTGAAAAAAATGTCAGACCTGTTTGCTGATGCTGAAAATGATCAAAAGATGAATGGTGATGTCCTTCATGATTTGATTCTAGGCCTTTTTTTTATCTTAGTTCCATAACTATAAAATGTCAACTGTTAATTTATTGTGTGCCTTCTAGTCAAGGTTCAAGATTGTAATATAATGTGTAGAGAATTCCATGTAGCTTTTTTAATCAGAACATGAAGAATCATTTCATGGTTATTTAACTGACCCACCCTGATAATCTCTTTGCTGGGATGATAGTTTGACTATCTCTGCTGTGTTTGTTCTACTTTAGATCCTTGAAGCCGATCTATCACAAGTGGCAATGGTGATGGAACTTGAGGATGAGATAGAAGTGACTGATGATATAGAAACAACAGATGCGATTTTAGCGTCTAGTTCACAAACAATATGAGGTTGATCCTGATTAGGTTGATGATATTTTTGAACATATCATCAAACTTTAAGTCACATTGTTTATGTTATTTTGGATTTTGTTATTTTCAGTTTTAATTATGACAAAATTGGTGCCAAGATGAGGCTAATTGTACTGATATTGTTTTTGAATGAAATTTATGTATGTTTTATCTAATTTTTGCTGCCTTGGATCTCctaaattaagtgaaattataATACAAATTAGGATTTTACCGACAGAATATAAAGCTACCAAAAATCTTTTAGCGACGAATTGACGGATTAATATAAAGTACCGACAGATCGGCCGTCAGTAATGCTTTCTTTTAAGTGTGTTAACCGTTGTAGAGGCGGTTCAAACCGCGGTTAGAAAAGCGTCGGTACTAAAAACCCTACCCCACCGCCCTAATAAAACCGTCTGTAACAGTAGCAACAGCAGCATTAACAACACTTTTCGGACGGTTTAAAAAAGCGTCGCTAGTATTTCTACCGACGGTTTTAACCGTCGCTAAAGAAGAAAAATTCTGtcggtaaaatattttttttttgtagtatatttatttatttatttttttttattatgtgatATCATATTTATGTTATAAAtagttattatatatttatgttgTATGTGTATGATATAGTATatgtttatattatatatagttattatatatttatgttatgttatgtataGTTATAGTATATTTATGTTATATGTATATTATATAGTATATATCTGTATTATATATAGTTGTTATATACAGTTATATTATATAGTATATATTGTGTTATAtagagttattatgtatcttgtTGTATGATGGATGTTTTATATAAATATCTTAGTATATAGTTTATATGTGTATATACGTTATATCATTTTTTGGGTTAGTGGTATATAACTAGTATATAGCTTACATACGTATATTATACGTATTTTTGGGGATATAATTAGTATGTATTTGGTTATGTATATATCATGCGTATTTTGGGTATTaattagggggtgtttggttgctcattttcaggcTTCTGTTTgacttttcactttaaaaggaagagttttaggtgtttggttagtgacctcctgtttgcctctTTTACATTTGGAAAAGCAGCagtaggtgtttggttagtgacccatgtttgccttttacacacGTAAAGcaaccttttacaaaagcagagaatctctgctttttggaaaagaagctttttccaacagcaaacagccaaccgtaacagcaacagcaaacggcaaatagcaaacagcaacagtaaccagcaaaccgtaacaacaaacagtaggtaaaacaaacggaccttTAGTATATATTTAGTTATATGTATATTCTTGGGTACATGCTTAGTAGGTATTCTATATATATTGTTGTTGTATTTATTTTGGTCTACATATATTTTATCGTATTTATTTCCGCACATTATCAATTATTATAATACGGGTGATTGCTTTATTAATTTGGCTTTAACTATTATGCTAATCTTCGAATGAAAAATGAGTtttcaaaacaagaaagaaaaggtttcaaatgagtTTTAAACTTAAAGGAATGTGTAATTAGGTCATTTAATGCATAGTAATGTTAAGTAGGAGGTTGGTGGTTCACCGGACGGTAATGGGGTGCCTAGCGCCATGGATGTGtgttttggtttgaaaaatttaCTCTCTTAAATTTTCCTCATACTTTACGTGCTTCCATTAATTTGAATTGGAATTCCACACTTGTCTCATTTTTAAGCGTAATGTTCCAATAACTACGCAGTTAGACCTTCCAACTTATCCTTTTGTTTTTTCCATAATATATttgtatttataaattatatttgaatATAAGATATGTATGTGCTTATAGAGAAGATTTGGGTCATGGTGGGAGAAAAATAAGGCGTCTTGAGAATCAATACACGTTTGTTTGAATTATCCCTATCGAAAATTGTGTTTGTCTGAATTATCCCTATCAATACACATTTGTGTGGATTATCCCTACCAAATTCCAAAGGGGTTCTTGGTTCTCTAGAAGGATTTGAAGATGAcgggtttaattttttttctagatGAGATATAAATGCGTTTGTTCGATCCATGCTCACCGTACCAATTTGATGCTAGTAAATTTGTGAAGAGTCATCTAACGATGAGTATggaaaataaacataaaatgaGATCAAATGAGAGGCCGAACACACAACCTCACTCTGATGCTAAAGTGAGCAAGGTTGAGAAGGGTGGATACTCTAAAGTATGCATTTAGGGCTTTAGTTATAGGGAATGCATATGTACATTTAGTTGCATAACATTGTTCTATTCATAGGATGTGAGGGGTAAATCTGGTAGCTTGGCAGATTGTATGTCCTAATGGAGCTCAACATCACGTGTTAACTTTTGAATGGAGATTGTTTGTTGGTAGCTCGTGACAGTTTGTATCGGCCTAAAACTATCATCCTATGATTCTAAACACAGGATCAAGAATGTTAGTGCGATTTCAAAACTCTTTTACTATTGATCCACATGACTCGGCAGTTATATGCCATCATTCAACTTGATCTGACGGCTCTTCTTATAACACGTGTCTTtacatacttatatatatattgtgtgCGCGCTATTAACTGTATGCAATTTTATTCTCGGTTTGTGATTATACCAAGACGTGTTCGGAAGTGGCTAGTTTACAAGCTCCTACACCCGAATGAGATTGGGTGGAGGACTAGGTCTTGCATATGCTGTCACTAGTGGGTACAGAGGAAGCGATCATGTCACCTGTTACTTTATGGGAAATCTGGCAGCAACATAATGCCAAGTTGTGGACGGGGAAGTGCCGGTCTCCCATGGCTGTTGTTACAAGTACATGTCATTTTCTGTTAGAATGGAAAGAGACGTGAAAGGAGAGGGTTGGTCGAGTTCGGAAGGTTCGGTGTGAACTGGGAGAAACAACGATCCATTGGTAGAAGTCAACTATTGGTTATGTTAAGTGTAACGTTGATGCGGTCGTTTTTTAATTAGAGAATAGTTTCGGTATGGTAGCAGTTCTTTGGCTTGTACCAATAATTTTATTGCGTGTTGCAGCTCTTTTGCGACAGGTAGTATTCAAGTTTTGCTAGTTGAGGCATTTACTCTCCGTGACGCGATACTCTATGTAGTTTCACTCCACTTTTAGAATATTCAGTTCGAAACGGATGCTAAAGAAGTGGTGGATCACATTTCACCATGATATTACTAAGTTCAGGATTGTTATAAAAGAAATTCG is drawn from Euphorbia lathyris chromosome 9, ddEupLath1.1, whole genome shotgun sequence and contains these coding sequences:
- the LOC136206070 gene encoding auxin transporter-like protein 1, with the translated sequence MISSDTYFIFEVSNASGIKVAQVLLTLPYSFSQLGMVSGIVFQVFYGLVGSWSAYLISVLYIEYRSRKKKENFNFKNHVIQWFEVLDGLLGPYWKALGLAFNCTFLLFGSVIQLIGCASNIYYINDHLDKSTWTYIFGACCATIVFIPSFHNYRIWSFLGLGMTTYTAWYLTVAALVHGQVDGVTHSGPKKLVLYFTRATNIL